A portion of the Cellulophaga algicola DSM 14237 genome contains these proteins:
- a CDS encoding DUF58 domain-containing protein produces MNVQSELHKSLLFQNLELLANQVVEGFISGIHKSPFHGFSAEFAEHKIYNNGESTKHIDWKLFAKTDKLYTKRYEEETNLRCHMVLDNSASMFYPKVKNLALDNLNKIGFSVLAIAALMAILKKQRDAVGLSVYSDQYEYYASEKGSERHHQMLLAKLNEISATSAPENRTETYTYLHLIAEKMKRRSLIFLFTDMFQSETEDEKLFDALRHLKYNKHEVVLFHVLDAEHEVDFNFDNTPKRFIDVETGEKIDLYADTVKEGYQRSVNLYKEDLKLKCAQYKIKYIPVDVREDFSKILNTYMTERQKFL; encoded by the coding sequence ATGAATGTACAATCTGAATTACATAAATCTTTATTGTTTCAAAATCTTGAGCTTTTAGCCAATCAAGTGGTAGAAGGGTTTATTAGTGGAATTCATAAAAGTCCGTTTCATGGCTTCTCTGCGGAATTTGCAGAGCATAAAATTTATAATAACGGGGAAAGTACAAAGCATATTGATTGGAAGTTATTCGCGAAAACAGATAAATTATATACCAAGCGCTACGAAGAAGAGACCAATCTGCGTTGCCATATGGTGTTAGATAACTCAGCCTCTATGTTTTACCCTAAAGTTAAAAATTTGGCACTAGATAATCTTAATAAAATTGGTTTTAGTGTTTTGGCTATTGCGGCATTGATGGCTATTTTAAAGAAGCAAAGAGACGCTGTTGGTTTAAGTGTGTATTCGGACCAGTACGAGTATTACGCTTCGGAAAAAGGCAGTGAGCGGCACCATCAGATGTTATTGGCGAAGCTAAATGAGATTAGCGCTACTTCAGCTCCGGAGAACAGGACAGAAACCTATACCTATTTGCATCTGATTGCAGAAAAAATGAAGCGTAGGAGTTTAATTTTTCTATTTACAGATATGTTTCAGAGCGAAACAGAAGATGAGAAATTGTTTGATGCTTTGCGTCATTTAAAATATAATAAACATGAAGTAGTTTTATTTCATGTGCTAGATGCAGAACATGAAGTCGATTTTAATTTTGACAATACCCCTAAACGTTTTATTGATGTAGAGACAGGGGAAAAAATAGACCTCTATGCAGATACAGTTAAAGAAGGCTACCAGAGAAGCGTTAATTTGTATAAAGAAGATTTAAAACTGAAATGCGCACAGTATAAAATTAAATATATTCCGGTTGATGTAAGGGAGGATTTTTCTAAAATATTAAATACCTACATGACCGAGCGACAAAAATTTCTATAA
- a CDS encoding glycoside hydrolase family 26 protein — protein sequence MDTPLFLADRHALPQVLALKQKIERLSEKGYAFGHQDTTSYGVGWRHDQDKYTSDVFKVVGDFPLVYGFDIGQIEHQKDKNLDNVPFNDMRALIQKAHADGGIITISWHADNPVSKGDSWEVTPAVQHILKGGSHFRIYKEWLKRVANFLLSLKDKNGVLIPVAFRPFHEMNGAWFWWGNPHCSSAAYKALWGQTLLILTDEFGVHNLLYVYAPNLVFTEAEYLMNYPGDHGVDMLGLDLYQHGTAKAFKKILKTNVEVLKAIAENLNKPYALTEIGLDKLNEAQWWSEILDHTVVGTGIAWVLLWRNDSEKHFFVPYPDQLSARDFKIFSQMPHILFLSDKKV from the coding sequence ATGGATACTCCGTTGTTTTTAGCAGATCGTCATGCGCTCCCTCAGGTTTTAGCGTTAAAACAAAAGATAGAAAGGCTTTCTGAAAAGGGATATGCTTTTGGACATCAAGACACCACATCTTATGGCGTAGGGTGGAGGCATGATCAGGATAAATATACTAGTGATGTTTTTAAAGTGGTTGGAGATTTTCCTTTGGTCTATGGTTTTGATATTGGCCAAATAGAGCATCAAAAAGATAAAAATTTAGATAATGTGCCTTTTAATGATATGCGTGCTTTAATACAAAAAGCGCATGCTGATGGCGGAATTATTACGATAAGTTGGCATGCAGATAATCCAGTTTCTAAAGGAGATAGTTGGGAAGTGACTCCTGCAGTACAACATATTTTAAAAGGAGGAAGTCATTTCAGAATTTATAAAGAGTGGTTAAAAAGAGTAGCCAATTTTTTGTTGAGTCTAAAAGATAAAAACGGAGTATTAATCCCAGTAGCCTTTCGTCCGTTTCATGAAATGAATGGCGCTTGGTTTTGGTGGGGCAATCCACATTGCAGTTCAGCGGCTTATAAAGCTTTATGGGGGCAGACGTTATTAATATTGACAGATGAGTTTGGAGTTCATAACTTATTGTATGTATACGCTCCTAATTTGGTTTTTACAGAAGCAGAATATCTTATGAATTATCCTGGAGATCATGGTGTAGATATGTTGGGGTTAGATTTGTATCAGCATGGAACAGCTAAAGCATTTAAAAAAATATTGAAAACAAATGTTGAGGTGTTAAAAGCGATAGCTGAAAATTTAAATAAACCTTATGCGTTAACCGAAATTGGCTTAGATAAGCTTAATGAAGCACAATGGTGGAGTGAAATTTTGGACCATACTGTGGTGGGAACAGGTATAGCTTGGGTGTTATTATGGAGAAATGACTCCGAAAAACATTTTTTTGTGCCGTATCCTGATCAATTAAGTGCTAGAGATTTTAAGATATTTAGCCAAATGCCCCATATTTTGTTTTTAAGTGATAAAAAAGTTTAA
- a CDS encoding ISAon1 family transposase, producing the protein MNGKALQYHYKNHLSDFKDWPQKEHSQKWLLFGKNLGYYLSLDETSLSNGELYTILTNKGANGKKGSIVAIVKGTKADDVISVLNKIPVERRNIVKEVTVDMAGNMNLIAKKCFPRTEIVTDRFHVQKLASEAVQEERIRLRWEVIEIENKAIEEARKTEKTHRPEILANGDTHRQLLARSRYVLFKPKTKWTAGQIERAEILFRLYPTIEKAYKLAQALSYIYENNTNKDVARLKLAQWYNEVENSNFKSFNTIARSIQMHYKPILNYFNNRSTNASAESFNAKIKEFRTMFRGVRDVKFFLFRLTKLYA; encoded by the coding sequence ATTAATGGCAAAGCCCTACAGTATCACTACAAAAACCATCTTAGCGACTTCAAGGATTGGCCCCAAAAGGAACATTCACAAAAGTGGTTGCTCTTTGGAAAAAATTTAGGTTACTATTTAAGTTTAGATGAAACCTCTTTGTCCAACGGTGAACTCTACACGATTCTAACCAATAAAGGCGCTAACGGAAAGAAAGGTAGCATAGTGGCCATTGTCAAGGGAACCAAAGCGGATGACGTCATCAGTGTGCTTAATAAAATCCCTGTGGAAAGACGAAATATAGTCAAAGAAGTTACTGTCGATATGGCTGGAAATATGAATTTGATCGCTAAAAAATGTTTCCCCAGAACAGAGATCGTGACCGATAGATTCCATGTTCAAAAATTAGCCTCAGAAGCAGTCCAAGAAGAACGTATCCGATTAAGATGGGAAGTTATAGAAATAGAAAACAAAGCCATTGAAGAAGCTCGAAAAACAGAAAAAACACATAGACCAGAAATTCTCGCTAACGGAGATACCCATAGACAGTTGCTGGCCAGAAGTCGATATGTATTATTTAAACCAAAGACCAAATGGACTGCAGGACAAATAGAAAGAGCGGAAATATTGTTTCGACTTTACCCAACTATTGAAAAAGCCTATAAGTTGGCCCAAGCATTAAGCTATATCTATGAAAATAATACGAATAAGGATGTAGCAAGACTAAAATTGGCACAGTGGTATAACGAAGTAGAAAACTCAAATTTTAAGTCGTTCAACACCATTGCAAGGTCTATACAAATGCATTACAAACCAATTTTGAACTATTTTAATAACAGGAGCACCAATGCTTCCGCGGAATCCTTTAATGCTAAAATTAAAGAGTTCAGGACGATGTTTAGAGGCGTAAGAGATGTTAAGTTTTTCTTGTTTAGACTAACAAAATTATATGCCTAA
- a CDS encoding ISAon1 family transposase N-terminal region protein — translation MDIELVRYLLPEGVLDYFEIVSHQSSEGKVHFYLEEKNVLPKEHQTELAHSKGFLPEITVEDFPLRGKSVLLHIKRRRWTLMDTGKIIKRDWGLIAKGTRITSEFASFLKGIA, via the coding sequence TTGGATATAGAATTAGTGCGGTATTTGTTGCCGGAAGGCGTATTGGATTACTTTGAAATTGTAAGCCATCAATCATCAGAAGGTAAGGTTCATTTTTACTTAGAAGAAAAGAACGTGCTACCCAAAGAGCACCAAACAGAATTAGCCCATTCCAAAGGCTTCTTACCGGAGATAACAGTTGAGGACTTCCCTCTAAGAGGTAAATCGGTACTGCTCCATATAAAGCGTAGGCGCTGGACTCTTATGGATACGGGAAAAATTATAAAAAGAGATTGGGGTTTAATAGCTAAAGGCACTCGGATAACCAGCGAATTTGCCTCTTTTTTAAAAGGTATCGCTTGA
- a CDS encoding ATP-binding protein, producing MLKIKPIKIRDSVLALCFVLFFNLYTAYGQKTIKDSLYQKIESFKLRPDYQKDTLYINSLYTYGKAYGFYNLDSLNFLANETIELSKAINFTIGEAKGHIILGNYYSETGEKELAIENYSKAKNIAEANTYIDVILLSKSSLATAYIYKEEYTKALQEYLSAIEIATQNKDNDSLAILNINISVIYSLQNDYEECIYFLSKAMEYNKKTGNERLTAVTQINMASSYIGYNKLDKATEKVDAGLPILEKLELQDWITYAYELKATIFYKQENASEALLWYKKSEKIHENIEQKRYKISLYSGMAETYLKLKDYDHTEVYGLKALALSDELNLLDERDDILNTLYELKKETNQAAAALGYLEAFKAISDTINKKNNQKELNILKSNLAFDQEKERYILENEKEAAKQRLYFYGALLIIITFSIIIYILKRNNRTQNILNKKLTVKTRQLQDKEKHLVNSNHTKTKLFAIIAHDLRGPINSFKSMFDLFTNKQINDAEFIELAPTMGESIDSIAFTLNNLLSWGQTQMNDIITEPEHTNISDLVNQNNALLSKMAEKKSISFENNVTESTLTWSGKNQISIVIRNLTSNALKFTPEHGKITFGATDKQNHWEFYIKDTGVGLTEEALHKIFSTKETFSTYGTNNEKGTGLGLVLCKEMIEKNNGSIWAESGSNVKLGEKLYL from the coding sequence ATGCTAAAAATAAAACCTATAAAAATACGGGATAGTGTTCTTGCTCTATGCTTTGTTCTATTTTTTAACCTATATACCGCTTATGGTCAAAAAACCATAAAAGACAGTCTATATCAAAAAATAGAATCTTTCAAATTAAGACCTGACTACCAAAAAGACACCCTTTATATCAATTCGTTGTATACCTACGGCAAGGCATATGGTTTTTACAATTTAGATAGTTTAAATTTTCTAGCAAATGAAACTATTGAACTTAGTAAAGCAATTAACTTTACCATAGGAGAGGCGAAAGGGCATATTATCTTAGGTAATTATTATTCTGAAACAGGTGAAAAAGAACTTGCAATAGAAAACTACAGTAAAGCAAAAAATATTGCTGAGGCAAATACGTACATTGATGTGATCTTACTCTCTAAAAGTAGTCTGGCTACAGCATATATTTATAAGGAAGAATACACCAAAGCGCTTCAAGAATATTTAAGTGCTATAGAAATTGCGACACAAAATAAGGACAATGATTCCTTAGCTATTTTAAATATAAACATCTCCGTTATATACAGCCTACAGAATGACTATGAGGAATGCATCTATTTTCTGAGCAAAGCGATGGAGTATAATAAAAAGACGGGTAATGAAAGATTAACTGCAGTCACCCAAATTAACATGGCCTCGAGCTATATTGGTTATAACAAATTAGATAAAGCTACAGAAAAGGTAGACGCAGGGCTACCCATTTTAGAAAAATTAGAATTACAAGATTGGATCACCTATGCCTATGAACTAAAAGCTACTATTTTTTACAAACAGGAGAATGCTTCTGAAGCCTTACTTTGGTACAAAAAGAGTGAAAAAATACATGAGAATATTGAACAGAAAAGGTATAAAATATCATTATACAGCGGTATGGCAGAAACTTATTTGAAGCTCAAGGATTATGATCATACCGAAGTCTACGGTTTAAAAGCATTAGCCTTGAGTGACGAATTAAATTTGCTAGATGAGCGCGATGATATTCTAAATACACTCTATGAATTAAAAAAAGAAACGAACCAAGCTGCGGCAGCACTTGGGTATTTAGAAGCGTTTAAAGCCATTTCTGACACCATAAATAAAAAGAACAATCAAAAAGAATTGAATATCTTAAAATCCAATCTTGCCTTTGATCAAGAAAAAGAGCGCTATATCCTAGAAAATGAAAAAGAAGCGGCAAAACAACGTTTGTATTTTTATGGAGCACTTTTAATCATCATCACTTTTTCTATCATTATTTATATTCTAAAAAGAAACAACAGGACTCAAAATATTTTAAATAAAAAGTTAACGGTAAAGACAAGGCAACTTCAAGATAAGGAAAAACATTTAGTGAACTCTAATCACACAAAAACAAAATTATTTGCCATAATCGCTCATGATTTACGAGGTCCTATAAATTCTTTCAAATCTATGTTTGATTTGTTTACCAACAAGCAAATTAACGATGCAGAATTTATTGAACTCGCCCCTACTATGGGAGAGAGCATAGATAGTATTGCTTTTACGTTAAATAATTTGCTCTCCTGGGGTCAAACTCAAATGAATGACATTATTACGGAGCCAGAGCATACGAACATAAGCGATTTAGTCAATCAAAATAATGCGCTATTATCAAAAATGGCAGAAAAAAAATCGATTTCATTTGAAAACAACGTTACCGAAAGTACATTGACTTGGTCTGGGAAAAACCAAATCAGTATCGTGATTCGAAACTTAACGAGTAATGCCTTAAAATTTACGCCAGAGCATGGGAAAATTACATTTGGCGCCACAGACAAACAAAATCACTGGGAGTTCTACATAAAAGATACCGGCGTAGGACTAACTGAAGAGGCTTTACATAAGATTTTCAGCACCAAAGAGACATTTTCTACCTACGGCACAAATAATGAAAAAGGAACAGGCTTAGGACTTGTATTATGTAAAGAAATGATAGAAAAAAATAATGGAAGCATTTGGGCAGAAAGCGGGTCAAACGTAAAACTTGGGGAGAAACTTTATCTTTGA
- a CDS encoding DoxX family protein yields the protein MKEYSLAYFLTRIAVGVSMFGHGLVRLPKLEGFKNHIVQSFEKSMIPEVLVTPFAYTLPILEFVVGVLLIIGLFTKQALVLGCALMITLVFGSTMIENWGIIDSQLIHALIFTGLLVTLKYNYLAVDAKMKK from the coding sequence ATGAAGGAGTATAGCTTAGCATATTTTTTAACAAGAATAGCAGTAGGAGTTAGTATGTTTGGTCATGGTTTGGTTCGTTTGCCTAAACTAGAAGGCTTTAAAAATCATATAGTACAAAGTTTTGAAAAATCTATGATTCCAGAGGTTTTAGTGACGCCTTTTGCATATACATTACCAATCTTAGAATTTGTGGTAGGAGTATTACTTATCATTGGATTATTTACAAAACAGGCTTTGGTGTTAGGTTGCGCTTTAATGATCACTTTAGTGTTTGGGAGTACAATGATAGAGAATTGGGGAATAATTGATTCTCAGCTTATACACGCTCTTATATTCACCGGTTTATTGGTTACCTTAAAATACAATTACCTTGCTGTAGATGCTAAAATGAAAAAATAA
- a CDS encoding PAS domain-containing protein, whose product MSFNFQNPDTELLDFALIAASLSNCSAAVITLTDGKIIYVKSNHGKAGFDTSFYYNILLNTTDEVLLKSNLRIADTANVFDFYLGISLKTKDQNSFGVLSLWNETNVEIKESQLTALKALARQIEQKLIPENQLQSLIVTDHIFYESCLKKSKVGLWELNVNTSEFKLNDVAMTILGYGKNDFKDFSFKTFLKIIYKDYVQESISFLSQIKNKEIDAYSHDLRVRHKKGYWSWTTITGQVTKWSANGAPEIVAGTMLDIHDLKTMEFQLNSIIDNISCVAFRHIFFSDGTQEIVHITKGTEKLWGLTTQEVYADFDSVWNLLLEEEKARMKAILDNSIATLEKWEGEWRIQHPDGSIRWHKGQGIPVKNKNGSVSIDTVIIDITDQVAKKEELKVLNKKLNQAQEIAGLGYWEFDLIKGTSYWSDKVYDILGLGKDSILESFESLKTLLFEEDIPLLEGKRKNSIATGEEYILENRVKKPDGSIIWIRQKGHYIKDTLGTPIFYEGTIQDITATKLISLSLEDTLNRYHLVTEATSDAIWDLDFVKGEIYLGENYKKMFGYPTIGNSKDDLAFWESKIHPDDRKRVVQSFDSSVKLGAINWQEDYKFLNSNKEYSDVSDKAFIVRDEKGMALRMVGAMQDVTDSKKAKLDLEDTIQRYDLVTKATSDAIWDLDFVTGEIFRGENYKKLFGYSSFDMINNSLDYWKSKIHPEDHKRVLESFNLCIESGDDNWYEEYRFGNKDNKYLSIIDKAFIVRNSSGNALRMVGAIQDVTEKLQAIEDIKRANERFEKVAEATNDGIWDWDLKNNVVFHGAGYFELFGYSKSEENSNPEIWIGRIHPEDKPKILELITGLIELKTQEYFNCEYRYLKSNGDYAFVIDRGSVMKNDRGEVIRIVGAVQDITDQKDYEASLQKLNNHLENQAVELLRYNEELEQFAYVVSHDLQEPLRMISSFLILLEKKYNHVIEEEGQKYIHFAVDGAKRMRQIILDLLDFSRVGKSEEELIPVDLNVLLEEVSQIFQQETLEKEATIIIPTLPTINSYSLLVQQLFQNLIGNALKYQKEGAKPVVEVTYEELASHHKFSVSDNGIGIDSEYFDKIFVIFQRLHGRNQYNGTGIGLALVKKIIENLKGKIWLESEKGTGTTFYFTISKEEN is encoded by the coding sequence GTGAGCTTTAATTTTCAGAATCCTGATACAGAATTGCTAGATTTTGCACTAATTGCAGCGTCGCTGTCAAACTGTTCTGCTGCGGTAATTACTCTTACTGATGGTAAAATTATTTATGTAAAATCAAACCATGGTAAAGCAGGTTTTGATACTTCCTTCTATTATAATATCCTATTAAATACTACAGATGAAGTCCTTTTAAAATCAAATTTAAGAATAGCAGATACTGCGAATGTTTTCGATTTCTATTTGGGAATTTCACTAAAAACAAAAGACCAAAATTCTTTCGGAGTGTTGAGTTTGTGGAATGAGACGAATGTAGAAATTAAAGAATCGCAACTAACTGCGCTAAAGGCTTTAGCGCGGCAAATTGAACAGAAGTTAATTCCAGAAAACCAATTGCAATCTTTAATAGTTACGGATCATATCTTCTATGAAAGTTGTTTAAAGAAGAGTAAAGTAGGCCTCTGGGAGCTAAATGTGAATACTTCTGAGTTTAAACTAAATGACGTAGCCATGACTATTTTAGGGTACGGTAAGAACGATTTTAAGGATTTTAGCTTTAAGACATTTCTAAAAATCATCTATAAAGATTACGTTCAAGAATCTATTTCCTTCCTAAGTCAAATTAAAAATAAAGAAATAGACGCGTATTCACATGATTTGCGCGTACGCCATAAAAAAGGATATTGGAGTTGGACGACAATTACTGGGCAAGTTACCAAGTGGAGTGCTAATGGCGCTCCAGAGATTGTTGCGGGTACTATGTTAGATATCCATGACCTTAAAACAATGGAGTTTCAACTTAACTCAATTATTGATAATATTAGTTGTGTAGCTTTCCGACATATATTTTTCTCAGATGGGACTCAAGAAATTGTTCATATAACCAAAGGAACCGAGAAATTATGGGGTTTAACAACTCAAGAAGTGTATGCTGATTTTGATTCAGTTTGGAATTTACTGCTGGAAGAAGAGAAAGCACGTATGAAAGCTATTTTGGATAATTCTATTGCAACTCTGGAAAAATGGGAGGGCGAATGGAGAATTCAACATCCTGACGGTAGTATCCGTTGGCATAAAGGCCAAGGTATACCTGTCAAAAATAAAAATGGAAGTGTTAGTATTGATACGGTAATTATAGATATTACGGATCAAGTAGCTAAAAAAGAGGAGCTTAAAGTCTTAAATAAAAAATTAAATCAGGCCCAAGAAATTGCTGGACTTGGATATTGGGAATTTGACTTAATTAAAGGAACTTCTTATTGGTCAGACAAGGTATATGATATTTTGGGCTTAGGTAAAGATTCCATACTGGAATCTTTTGAGTCTTTAAAAACTTTATTGTTTGAGGAAGATATTCCTTTATTAGAAGGAAAAAGAAAAAATTCTATTGCTACAGGGGAGGAATATATATTAGAAAATAGAGTAAAAAAACCAGATGGATCTATTATTTGGATACGACAAAAAGGACATTATATTAAGGATACTCTAGGTACACCTATTTTTTATGAAGGGACAATTCAGGATATTACAGCTACTAAATTAATTTCTTTAAGCTTAGAGGATACTTTAAATCGGTATCATTTAGTGACAGAAGCAACGTCTGATGCTATTTGGGATTTAGACTTTGTAAAGGGTGAAATTTATTTGGGAGAGAATTATAAAAAAATGTTTGGGTATCCAACTATTGGAAATTCAAAGGACGATTTAGCTTTTTGGGAATCTAAGATACACCCAGATGACCGCAAAAGAGTAGTACAAAGTTTTGACTCTTCTGTAAAACTGGGGGCGATAAATTGGCAGGAAGATTATAAGTTTCTAAATTCTAATAAAGAATATAGTGATGTTTCAGATAAGGCTTTTATTGTAAGGGATGAGAAAGGTATGGCATTGAGAATGGTAGGTGCTATGCAAGATGTTACAGATAGTAAGAAAGCAAAATTGGATCTTGAAGATACCATTCAGCGGTATGATTTGGTAACCAAGGCAACTTCTGATGCTATTTGGGATTTAGATTTTGTTACAGGAGAAATTTTTCGAGGAGAAAATTACAAGAAACTCTTTGGTTATTCTTCTTTTGATATGATAAATAATAGCCTCGATTATTGGAAATCTAAGATACACCCGGAGGATCATAAACGTGTTTTAGAAAGTTTTAATTTATGTATTGAAAGTGGTGACGATAACTGGTATGAAGAATATCGTTTTGGGAATAAAGATAATAAGTATTTATCTATAATAGATAAAGCTTTTATTGTAAGAAATAGCAGTGGTAATGCCTTGAGAATGGTTGGTGCTATACAAGATGTTACTGAAAAGTTACAAGCCATTGAAGATATTAAAAGAGCCAATGAACGTTTTGAAAAAGTAGCGGAAGCTACTAATGATGGTATTTGGGATTGGGATTTAAAAAATAATGTGGTTTTTCATGGAGCGGGCTATTTTGAATTATTTGGTTATTCTAAAAGTGAGGAGAATAGCAATCCAGAAATTTGGATAGGCCGTATTCATCCAGAAGATAAGCCTAAGATTTTAGAATTAATAACTGGATTAATAGAATTAAAAACGCAAGAATATTTTAATTGTGAATACCGCTATTTAAAAAGTAATGGCGATTATGCTTTTGTTATAGATAGAGGTAGTGTAATGAAGAATGATCGTGGAGAAGTTATTCGTATTGTTGGTGCAGTACAAGATATTACAGATCAAAAAGACTATGAAGCTTCACTGCAAAAATTAAACAACCATTTAGAAAACCAAGCCGTAGAGCTTCTACGGTATAATGAAGAGTTAGAACAATTTGCGTATGTAGTATCTCATGACCTACAAGAGCCTTTACGTATGATCTCTAGCTTTTTAATATTGCTCGAGAAAAAATACAATCATGTTATTGAAGAGGAAGGGCAGAAATACATTCATTTTGCGGTAGATGGTGCGAAAAGAATGCGTCAAATAATTTTAGATCTATTAGATTTCTCAAGAGTAGGGAAATCTGAAGAAGAATTGATACCAGTAGATTTAAATGTGCTGCTAGAAGAGGTCTCTCAAATTTTTCAGCAAGAAACCCTAGAAAAAGAAGCTACCATAATTATTCCTACGCTTCCTACAATTAATAGTTATAGTTTACTTGTACAGCAACTTTTTCAAAATCTAATAGGAAATGCTTTAAAATACCAAAAAGAAGGTGCTAAACCTGTTGTTGAAGTTACTTATGAGGAGTTAGCTAGCCATCATAAATTTTCCGTATCAGATAACGGAATAGGGATAGATTCTGAGTATTTTGATAAAATATTCGTTATATTTCAGCGTTTACATGGTAGGAACCAATACAATGGTACTGGTATTGGTTTGGCATTAGTAAAAAAAATTATTGAAAACTTAAAAGGTAAAATTTGGTTGGAGAGTGAAAAAGGCACTGGGACAACATTTTATTTTACTATTAGTAAAGAAGAAAATTAA
- a CDS encoding response regulator — MKSITILLVEDNEGDVLLTTEALESCKITNTLKVVNDGEEAINFVFKKGNFVNEKTPDLILLDVNLPKKNGHEVLQILKSDSTYKHIPIIMLTTSSSALDIKKAYSHYVNCYITKPVEPTDFMSAVSQIENFWINIVKLP; from the coding sequence ATGAAAAGTATTACCATATTGTTAGTAGAAGATAATGAAGGCGACGTTTTATTAACTACGGAAGCACTAGAGAGTTGTAAAATAACCAACACCTTAAAAGTAGTTAACGACGGGGAAGAGGCCATAAATTTTGTTTTCAAAAAAGGAAATTTTGTAAATGAAAAAACACCAGACCTGATTTTATTAGATGTAAATCTTCCTAAGAAAAATGGACATGAAGTACTTCAAATTTTAAAATCAGATAGTACCTATAAGCATATTCCTATTATAATGTTGACGACATCATCTTCAGCATTAGATATTAAAAAGGCGTATTCACATTATGTAAACTGTTACATTACTAAGCCAGTAGAGCCAACAGATTTTATGTCTGCAGTTTCGCAAATAGAAAATTTTTGGATCAATATTGTAAAATTGCCTTAA
- a CDS encoding response regulator — translation MIKDKFTYSILIIEDNPGDLYIFQEYLRDQILNPNIISATSFKEAAEVLLDDTQKLDIIFLDLSLPDKNGIALIHEIVKIGKKRPIVVLTGYSDIQFSIDSLHLGVSDYLIKDELTALTLYKSVRYNIERGKYLLQLEQSEKRYIDLFHLSPQPMWIYDLDTLLFLDVNDAATDHYGYSYEEFLKMTIKDIRPKEEVSNLMKILNDNPGDKEGKIKGFFRHQKKDGTVIEVEITSNLISRIGKTVRIILANDVTDRVNYIKAIIDQNDKLKEIAWVQSHVVRAPLARLMGLIKILERDTKLADEDKSFIYKELLNSADELDEIIRDISDKASKIEINNTSYDFGDITR, via the coding sequence ATGATTAAAGATAAATTTACATACTCCATACTAATTATTGAGGATAACCCTGGGGATCTTTATATTTTTCAAGAATATTTAAGAGACCAGATTTTAAATCCTAACATTATCTCCGCTACCAGTTTTAAAGAGGCAGCTGAGGTTTTGCTAGATGATACTCAAAAATTAGACATTATATTTTTAGATTTATCATTGCCAGATAAAAATGGGATAGCGCTAATTCATGAAATAGTTAAAATAGGAAAAAAGAGGCCCATTGTAGTGCTTACAGGATATTCAGATATCCAATTTAGTATAGATTCATTACACTTAGGGGTATCAGATTATTTAATTAAAGATGAGCTTACAGCGCTGACTCTTTATAAAAGTGTGCGATATAATATTGAGCGGGGTAAATACCTGCTGCAGTTAGAACAATCAGAAAAAAGGTATATAGATTTATTTCATTTAAGTCCGCAACCTATGTGGATTTATGATTTAGATACGTTACTGTTTTTAGATGTGAACGATGCTGCAACAGATCATTATGGCTATTCTTATGAGGAGTTTTTAAAAATGACGATTAAAGATATTAGGCCAAAGGAAGAAGTTTCTAATCTCATGAAGATTTTAAATGATAATCCAGGAGATAAAGAAGGTAAGATAAAAGGTTTTTTTAGACACCAGAAAAAGGATGGAACTGTAATAGAAGTTGAAATCACGAGTAATCTTATCTCGCGAATTGGCAAAACAGTTCGTATTATTCTAGCGAATGATGTTACAGATCGTGTAAATTATATAAAAGCGATTATAGACCAAAATGATAAGTTAAAAGAAATTGCATGGGTACAGTCTCATGTGGTTAGAGCGCCATTAGCTAGATTAATGGGGTTAATTAAGATTTTGGAGCGAGACACTAAGCTGGCGGATGAGGATAAAAGTTTTATTTACAAAGAGCTGCTAAATTCTGCAGATGAATTAGATGAAATTATTAGAGATATCTCTGATAAAGCTTCTAAAATAGAAATTAATAATACTAGTTATGATTTTGGAGATATTACTCGTTGA